The Campylobacter sp. CN_NE2 genome contains a region encoding:
- a CDS encoding phospholipase A: MKKAIFGLLAIFCILSANENLLELYQKANEFEKNGEIQNAMQIYKKIAEISLNLEQNSQIQTTQNSQNSSNLNPQSIVENSPNSENLNLQNISENSTNSEQNELFLGLKAYEPIYVLWTHDFKSKEDRKRNELKFSFSLERPMLYDFFGLNEKISLAYTQTSWWQVTQDSMPFRESNYQPEIFMQIPISSFDFIEYAKFGLMHESNGKDGANSRSWNKAYAETSLNFGNLSITPRIWHSFYFDATNDDIRRYMGHGELKLSYDYARQNFALKLRNNLKFNADNKGAVQFDWFFPIFNSGFYGYLQYFSGYGESLADYNRHVDKIGLGVAFRQ; encoded by the coding sequence ATGAAAAAGGCTATTTTTGGGCTTTTGGCGATATTTTGTATTTTGAGTGCAAATGAAAATTTGCTTGAACTTTATCAAAAAGCAAACGAATTTGAAAAAAATGGCGAAATACAAAACGCAATGCAAATTTATAAAAAAATCGCCGAAATATCGCTAAATTTAGAGCAAAATTCGCAAATTCAAACTACTCAAAATTCACAAAATTCGTCAAATTTAAATCCGCAAAGTATCGTGGAAAATTCACCAAATTCGGAAAATTTAAATTTGCAAAATATCTCCGAAAATTCTACAAATTCAGAGCAAAACGAGCTATTTTTGGGGCTTAAAGCTTACGAGCCGATTTATGTGCTTTGGACGCACGATTTTAAGAGCAAAGAAGATCGCAAAAGAAACGAACTAAAATTTAGTTTTAGCCTTGAACGCCCTATGCTTTACGATTTTTTCGGGCTTAATGAAAAAATTTCACTTGCATACACGCAAACTTCGTGGTGGCAAGTAACGCAAGATTCTATGCCGTTTCGCGAGAGCAACTATCAGCCCGAAATTTTCATGCAAATACCGATTTCATCATTTGATTTCATAGAGTATGCAAAATTTGGGCTAATGCACGAATCAAACGGCAAGGACGGGGCAAATTCTCGCTCGTGGAATAAGGCTTACGCTGAGACTTCGCTAAATTTTGGTAACCTTAGCATAACGCCACGCATTTGGCATAGCTTTTATTTTGACGCCACAAACGACGACATACGCCGATATATGGGACATGGCGAGCTAAAACTTAGCTATGATTACGCTAGACAAAACTTTGCTTTAAAACTTAGAAATAATCTTAAATTTAACGCTGATAATAAAGGCGCTGTGCAGTTTGATTGGTTTTTTCCGATATTTAATAGCGGATTTTACGGCTATTTGCAGTATTTTAGCGGATACGGCGAAAGCCTAGCGGACTACAACCGCCATGTCGATAAAATCGGACTTGGAGTGGCATTTAGGCAGTGA
- a CDS encoding molybdenum cofactor guanylyltransferase, with product MNKLPVCVILCGGKSSRMGQDKTLMEFGEFGDLTHFQFAKMSEIFKSVFISAKSQKFDPPLPVLTDEFSEFSPMGAVYSILKNFKNDKVFIIPCDMPFVEISTIYELYENMGNCDICVASDKFKQHNLCGFFDTSVAATALKFYKRNNHKIANLFSWVKFKALKFDNSTQFHNINDKSDYEKAVLLLKKEI from the coding sequence ATGAATAAGCTCCCTGTTTGCGTGATTTTATGTGGCGGAAAAAGCTCTCGTATGGGGCAGGATAAAACGCTTATGGAATTTGGCGAATTTGGCGATTTGACGCACTTTCAGTTTGCCAAAATGAGCGAGATTTTTAAGAGCGTTTTTATCTCGGCAAAGTCGCAAAAATTCGACCCGCCGCTTCCTGTTTTAACGGACGAATTTAGTGAATTTTCGCCAATGGGGGCGGTTTATAGCATTTTAAAAAATTTTAAAAATGACAAGGTTTTTATAATCCCCTGCGATATGCCGTTTGTGGAAATTTCTACTATTTACGAGCTTTATGAAAATATGGGAAACTGCGATATTTGCGTAGCTAGTGATAAATTTAAACAGCATAATTTATGCGGTTTTTTTGATACTTCTGTCGCCGCAACTGCACTTAAATTTTACAAAAGAAATAATCATAAAATCGCAAATTTATTCAGCTGGGTTAAATTTAAAGCACTCAAATTTGATAATTCTACGCAATTTCACAACATAAATGATAAATCTGATTACGAAAAAGCGGTCTTGCTTTTAAAAAAGGAAATTTGA
- a CDS encoding Panacea domain-containing protein encodes MKALDLAKYIILDSAKIGYPVSNLQLQKVLYFTNMFYISKNDTNLIDESFEAWQFGPVIREIYDEYSINGSNRIYLENDETFYNKTREMLDEETKNVLVMLYKANVWTLVDYSHYKGGAWDKTFDINNPYKRAEISYEDIKKDALIFFPKQ; translated from the coding sequence ATGAAAGCATTGGATTTGGCAAAATATATCATATTGGATTCGGCTAAAATTGGTTATCCAGTAAGCAATCTACAATTGCAAAAAGTCCTTTATTTCACAAACATGTTTTATATTTCAAAAAATGATACAAATTTAATTGATGAGTCTTTTGAAGCTTGGCAATTTGGACCAGTAATTAGAGAAATTTACGATGAATATTCTATAAATGGTTCTAATAGAATTTATCTTGAAAACGATGAAACCTTTTATAATAAAACAAGAGAAATGCTAGATGAAGAGACAAAAAATGTACTTGTTATGCTATACAAAGCTAATGTGTGGACACTAGTTGATTATAGCCATTATAAAGGTGGTGCTTGGGATAAAACTTTTGATATAAATAATCCCTATAAAAGAGCTGAAATTAGTTATGAAGATATTAAAAAAGATGCTTTAATTTTTTTTCCTAAGCAATAA
- a CDS encoding 3-isopropylmalate dehydratase large subunit, with the protein MKQTITEKIFSEHVGEAVSAGQIVESKIDMVIGNDITTPISIKQFELSGAKALANPDGFAIVMDHYIPTKDILSANQAKISREFAYKHNLKNYFDEKDMGIEHALMPEKGLVVPGDVIIGADSHTCTHGALGAFSTGMGSTDLAYAMITGKNWFKVPESIKVVFKGKPGAHIYGKDLILEVIRQIGVDGALYKALEFTGEAISYLDMDSRFSLCNMAIEAGAKSGIVACDEITKEFLAGRTLRSKPKFHYSDDGAKYDKIIEIDTANLDPVIAYPFLPSNGKSVREAVKDDLAVDQAFIGSCTNGRLSDLRIAAGILKGKKVAKKTRLIITPATQKIARAAWAEGLMDIFIDAGAVVSNPTCGACLGGYMGILGEHERCISTTNRNFVGRMGDRTSEVYLANSAVVAASAIAGKIVDPRDL; encoded by the coding sequence ATGAAACAAACTATCACAGAAAAAATTTTCAGCGAACATGTGGGCGAGGCGGTCAGTGCAGGGCAAATCGTAGAGAGCAAAATCGATATGGTCATCGGCAACGACATCACAACGCCGATTTCGATAAAGCAGTTTGAGCTAAGCGGCGCAAAGGCTTTGGCAAATCCAGACGGCTTTGCGATTGTAATGGATCACTATATTCCTACAAAGGACATTTTAAGCGCAAATCAAGCCAAAATTTCACGCGAATTTGCCTACAAACACAACCTAAAAAACTATTTTGACGAAAAAGATATGGGAATAGAACACGCCCTAATGCCTGAAAAAGGGCTAGTCGTACCCGGCGATGTCATCATCGGTGCCGACTCGCATACCTGCACGCACGGCGCACTTGGGGCGTTTTCTACCGGTATGGGAAGCACGGATTTAGCTTATGCGATGATTACGGGCAAAAACTGGTTTAAGGTGCCAGAAAGCATAAAGGTTGTTTTCAAAGGCAAACCGGGCGCACACATTTACGGCAAGGATTTGATACTTGAAGTTATCCGCCAAATCGGCGTTGATGGTGCGTTATATAAGGCTTTGGAATTCACAGGTGAAGCAATTTCATACCTTGATATGGATAGCAGATTTTCACTTTGCAATATGGCTATCGAAGCAGGTGCTAAAAGCGGAATCGTCGCCTGTGATGAGATAACAAAAGAATTTTTGGCAGGACGAACGCTACGAAGCAAGCCAAAATTTCACTACTCAGACGATGGCGCAAAATACGATAAAATCATCGAAATCGACACGGCGAATTTAGACCCGGTTATTGCTTATCCTTTCTTGCCAAGCAACGGCAAAAGCGTGAGAGAAGCGGTAAAAGACGACCTAGCAGTAGATCAAGCTTTTATCGGAAGTTGCACAAACGGGCGACTAAGCGACCTACGAATTGCTGCTGGGATTTTAAAAGGCAAAAAGGTCGCTAAAAAAACAAGGCTTATCATCACACCTGCAACGCAAAAAATCGCCCGTGCAGCGTGGGCGGAAGGGCTAATGGATATTTTCATCGACGCAGGAGCGGTGGTGAGTAACCCGACCTGTGGAGCGTGTTTGGGCGGATATATGGGGATTTTAGGCGAACACGAACGCTGTATAAGCACGACAAATCGCAACTTCGTCGGTCGCATGGGCGATCGCACAAGCGAAGTTTATTTAGCGAATTCTGCCGTCGTGGCAGCGTCTGCAATCGCAGGAAAAATCGTCGATCCAAGAGATTTATAA
- a CDS encoding NFACT RNA binding domain-containing protein, with protein sequence MKYQHLIQICEFLQKFKTLSHIKRVGDNLFKLSFDSYELFFDMNKTACNIHKNGNFVENKIYKAPFDGVLAKRLVKSKIVQIRVPENNRILYIKTELKASYKAFISNLYFEFTGRFTNVIITDENSIILEALRHLDNDIRSIRVGRVLVPLPPTKIKEKEAEKIENFDEFFVSEFEKLNSQNLVQTKNSKLMQIDKKLEILRENLASVPKPDELLRDAENLAYRGQILSANLYNLKDYQREFSLQDENGESVEFNLENSPKIAMNEFFNGAKKMRQKAANSHKQSENLNEKIEFYENLKNLITNAKTCEELEILLPKKRISANLKEKNAEFVQSFYIGEFKISVGKNEKGNEFLLKNSAKNDFWFHLKDIPSAHVIVQTNKQNLNDEICEFAAKICVNFSVKEAGNYLVDYTKRLNVSPVKGSFVHYVNFKTIAVLKP encoded by the coding sequence ATGAAATACCAACACCTAATCCAAATTTGCGAATTTTTACAAAAATTTAAAACGCTTAGCCACATAAAGCGTGTCGGCGATAACCTTTTTAAGCTAAGCTTTGATAGTTATGAGCTGTTTTTTGATATGAATAAAACCGCTTGTAATATCCACAAAAACGGCAATTTCGTGGAAAATAAAATTTATAAAGCACCATTTGATGGGGTTTTAGCCAAACGGCTAGTGAAATCAAAAATCGTGCAAATAAGAGTCCCTGAAAATAACCGAATTTTGTATATCAAAACTGAGCTAAAAGCAAGTTACAAGGCGTTTATCTCAAATTTATATTTTGAATTTACGGGGCGTTTTACAAATGTGATAATAACTGATGAAAATAGCATCATACTCGAAGCGCTTAGGCATTTGGATAATGATATTAGAAGTATCCGTGTAGGGCGAGTTTTGGTGCCACTACCGCCAACTAAAATAAAAGAAAAAGAAGCTGAAAAAATAGAGAATTTCGATGAATTTTTTGTGAGCGAATTTGAAAAGCTAAATTCGCAAAATTTAGTCCAAACCAAAAATTCAAAATTAATGCAAATTGATAAAAAACTAGAAATTTTGCGTGAAAATTTAGCGTCCGTGCCAAAACCTGACGAGCTTTTGCGAGATGCCGAAAATTTGGCTTATCGTGGGCAAATTTTATCTGCGAATTTATATAATTTAAAAGATTATCAAAGGGAATTTTCTTTGCAAGATGAAAACGGCGAGAGCGTGGAATTTAATCTAGAAAATTCGCCAAAAATAGCGATGAACGAATTTTTTAATGGTGCCAAAAAAATGCGTCAAAAAGCCGCAAATTCGCATAAACAAAGCGAAAATTTAAACGAAAAAATCGAATTTTATGAAAATTTAAAAAATTTAATTACAAACGCAAAAACATGCGAAGAGCTTGAAATTTTGCTTCCAAAAAAGCGAATTAGCGCAAATTTAAAGGAAAAAAACGCCGAATTTGTGCAGAGCTTTTATATCGGTGAGTTTAAAATCAGCGTGGGCAAAAACGAGAAAGGCAATGAATTTTTGCTAAAAAACAGCGCAAAAAACGACTTTTGGTTTCATTTAAAAGATATTCCAAGTGCGCATGTCATCGTCCAAACAAACAAACAAAACCTAAATGATGAAATTTGCGAATTCGCAGCTAAAATTTGCGTGAATTTTAGCGTGAAAGAAGCAGGAAATTATCTTGTAGATTACACAAAACGCCTAAATGTAAGCCCCGTAAAAGGCTCGTTTGTGCATTATGTAAATTTCAAAACAATAGCCGTTTTAAAGCCCTAA
- a CDS encoding phosphatidate cytidylyltransferase, whose product MKERLTTGLILLAVFVALIWINSFVLNFLIFAAMLVCAFFESVKIYKLKKESKYLVLVALGFFAVMPFLTLEEPFSASIKLSVLMVISVASIIAFTKYPTMKILLPFIYPCVPIFIMFGLYSDLGIFYFVWMIFIVIASDSGAYFVGKAFGRIEFSKSSPNKTLEGVIGGFVFALVVSFIYAKIFTNLEVKEILATTIVVSVFGVFGDLFESYLKRRANVKDSGTIFPGHGGVLDRIDGYMFGAIAMFLIYSW is encoded by the coding sequence ATGAAAGAGAGATTGACAACGGGGCTTATTTTACTTGCGGTTTTTGTTGCTTTAATTTGGATAAATAGTTTTGTTTTAAATTTTTTGATTTTTGCGGCAATGCTTGTTTGTGCGTTCTTTGAGAGCGTAAAAATTTACAAATTAAAAAAAGAGAGCAAATATTTGGTTTTGGTTGCGCTTGGTTTTTTTGCCGTAATGCCGTTTTTGACGCTTGAAGAACCGTTTTCGGCTTCTATTAAATTAAGCGTTTTAATGGTCATCTCTGTCGCTTCGATTATAGCTTTTACCAAGTATCCGACGATGAAAATTTTACTTCCTTTCATCTACCCTTGTGTGCCGATTTTTATTATGTTTGGACTTTATAGCGATTTGGGAATTTTTTATTTTGTTTGGATGATTTTTATCGTTATTGCTAGTGATAGCGGTGCGTATTTTGTCGGAAAAGCGTTTGGGCGTATCGAATTTAGCAAAAGCTCCCCAAATAAAACGCTAGAAGGCGTTATCGGCGGATTTGTTTTTGCGCTTGTTGTAAGCTTTATTTATGCCAAAATTTTTACGAATTTAGAAGTCAAAGAGATTTTAGCTACTACTATCGTGGTTTCTGTTTTTGGCGTGTTTGGCGATTTGTTTGAAAGTTATTTAAAACGCAGAGCAAATGTCAAAGACAGCGGAACGATTTTCCCGGGTCATGGTGGAGTGCTAGACCGCATAGACGGATATATGTTTGGCGCGATTGCGATGTTTTTGATTTATTCTTGGTAA
- the dxr gene encoding 1-deoxy-D-xylulose-5-phosphate reductoisomerase, whose protein sequence is MIVLGSTGSIGRNSLELARKFGIKVEALSCNKNYKLLNAQIAEFKPKFVCIGDENLKNLITHDKVFCGADGILEMLEMCESKFVINALVGFAGLRPSIKTQSLGKTLALANKESLVVGGKFLKTKEIRAIDSEHFGLKFLLENPTKVANLIITASGGAFYQTPVKALNSVTPQMALKHPNWDMGAKITIDSATMANKLFEIIEAYHLYGVKSVEAVIECTSMVHALINFIDGSTTAHLSRADMKLAIAWAICGRVKEQILKPLNLCELAKIKFKKISLKKYPIFSLKDELLNNPDLGVIINASNEIGVENFLNSKCKFTDISKIVFKSLDKFGEVKPNSVQELCEIDKKVREFAKNELKGN, encoded by the coding sequence ATGATAGTTCTTGGCTCCACCGGCAGTATCGGGCGAAATTCGCTCGAACTTGCACGAAAATTCGGTATCAAAGTAGAAGCGTTAAGTTGTAATAAAAATTATAAATTACTAAACGCTCAAATCGCCGAATTCAAGCCAAAATTCGTCTGTATCGGCGATGAAAATTTAAAAAATTTAATCACTCACGATAAGGTTTTTTGCGGAGCGGACGGCATTTTAGAAATGCTTGAAATGTGTGAGAGCAAATTTGTCATAAACGCTCTTGTGGGTTTTGCCGGACTACGCCCAAGCATAAAAACGCAAAGTTTAGGCAAAACCTTAGCTCTTGCAAACAAAGAAAGCTTGGTTGTTGGGGGTAAATTTTTAAAAACAAAAGAGATTAGGGCGATTGATAGCGAACATTTTGGCTTGAAATTTTTGCTTGAAAATCCCACAAAAGTAGCAAATTTAATCATCACAGCAAGTGGCGGAGCATTTTATCAAACGCCCGTTAAAGCCCTAAATTCAGTAACGCCACAAATGGCACTAAAACACCCAAACTGGGATATGGGCGCAAAAATCACAATTGATAGCGCCACAATGGCAAACAAGCTTTTTGAAATTATCGAAGCGTATCATCTTTACGGCGTAAAAAGCGTCGAAGCCGTGATAGAATGCACTTCTATGGTTCATGCCTTAATAAATTTTATTGACGGCTCGACTACGGCGCATTTAAGCAGAGCCGATATGAAACTAGCCATTGCGTGGGCGATTTGTGGCAGAGTAAAAGAGCAAATTTTAAAGCCCCTAAATTTATGCGAGCTAGCAAAAATCAAATTTAAAAAAATCAGCCTAAAAAAATATCCGATTTTTTCGCTTAAAGATGAGTTGCTAAACAACCCTGATTTAGGCGTCATAATAAACGCTTCAAATGAAATTGGAGTTGAGAATTTTTTAAATTCAAAGTGTAAATTTACAGATATTTCAAAAATCGTTTTTAAAAGTTTGGATAAATTTGGTGAAGTTAAACCAAATTCAGTGCAAGAACTTTGCGAGATTGATAAAAAAGTGCGAGAATTCGCGAAAAATGAGTTAAAAGGAAACTAA
- a CDS encoding uracil-xanthine permease family protein — protein MSERYEGYNFRLKDSLLGVQFLFVAFGALVLVPILTGLDTNVALFTAGIGTLVFQICTRKQVVPIFLASSFAFIAPITFSVSHWGMSATMGGLMAAGLLYVILSFIVRFKGEGFIHKLLPPVVVGPVIMAIGLILSPTAVNMATAKGIEGISETTALIVAGISLVATIIAIMFGKGIIKLIPILSGIFVGYIASLFFGIVDFSPIAKASWFSVPNFTAPSFNLNAILYMLPIAIAPTIEHIGDILAISNVTKENFLKNPGLKNTLLGDGLATTAAACFGGPPNTTYSEVTGAVRLTKAFNPAIMTWTAITAILLAFVGKIGAFIATIPVPVIGGIMILLFGIIASVGMESMIKAKVDLANPRNMVIISLILVVSIGGLVLDFSYAKFSGIGLGAIVGVVLNLVLPKTEKLQDLDYEQLKGEEEK, from the coding sequence ATGTCGGAGCGATATGAGGGTTATAATTTTCGTCTAAAAGATTCACTTTTAGGCGTTCAGTTTTTATTTGTTGCGTTTGGTGCGCTTGTTTTAGTGCCGATTTTAACAGGACTTGATACAAATGTCGCGCTTTTTACGGCAGGGATTGGAACGCTTGTTTTTCAAATTTGCACTCGCAAACAAGTCGTGCCGATATTTTTGGCTAGTTCGTTTGCGTTTATTGCGCCCATTACTTTTAGCGTGTCGCATTGGGGTATGAGTGCGACCATGGGCGGACTTATGGCAGCCGGACTTTTGTATGTGATTTTGAGTTTTATCGTTCGTTTTAAAGGCGAAGGCTTTATCCATAAGCTCTTACCGCCTGTTGTCGTGGGTCCTGTTATCATGGCGATTGGTCTTATTTTAAGCCCGACAGCCGTAAATATGGCAACTGCAAAAGGCATAGAAGGCATTTCTGAGACCACTGCGCTCATAGTCGCTGGAATTTCGCTCGTTGCGACGATTATAGCCATAATGTTTGGAAAAGGCATTATTAAGCTTATTCCGATACTATCGGGCATTTTTGTGGGATACATAGCTTCGCTATTTTTTGGGATTGTTGATTTTTCGCCGATCGCAAAAGCTAGTTGGTTTTCTGTACCAAATTTCACGGCTCCTAGCTTTAATCTAAATGCGATTTTATATATGCTTCCAATCGCAATCGCCCCTACAATCGAGCATATCGGCGATATTTTAGCAATCAGTAATGTTACAAAAGAAAATTTTCTAAAAAATCCGGGGCTAAAAAACACGCTCTTAGGCGATGGTTTAGCGACAACGGCGGCTGCGTGTTTTGGCGGTCCGCCAAATACCACTTATAGTGAAGTAACGGGCGCGGTTCGTCTAACAAAAGCTTTTAATCCTGCCATTATGACTTGGACTGCTATAACTGCGATTTTGTTGGCTTTTGTCGGTAAAATCGGCGCATTTATCGCTACAATTCCTGTTCCGGTAATCGGCGGAATTATGATTTTGTTGTTTGGTATTATCGCTTCTGTGGGTATGGAATCGATGATAAAAGCCAAAGTCGATTTGGCAAATCCGCGAAATATGGTAATCATCTCGCTTATTTTAGTTGTTTCCATAGGTGGGCTAGTTTTGGATTTTTCTTATGCCAAATTTAGCGGAATTGGTCTAGGGGCGATTGTCGGCGTGGTTTTAAATTTAGTCTTGCCAAAAACCGAAAAATTGCAAGATTTAGACTACGAGCAACTAAAAGGCGAAGAAGAAAAATGA
- the tsaD gene encoding tRNA (adenosine(37)-N6)-threonylcarbamoyltransferase complex transferase subunit TsaD produces the protein MILGIESSCDDSSVALLDSANLKLIYHKKISQECEHSKFGGVVPELAARLHTAALPALLDEIKPYFSQIKAIAVTNEPGLSVSLVGGVSMAKALAIALRVPLIGVNHLVGHIYSLFIESKAVFPLGVLLVSGGHTLVLNIDKFGKATILATTTDDSFGESFDKVAKMMNLGYPGGATIEKLAKFGDENRFEFTIPIKDKNRLEYSFSGLKNQIRTQIEKLKQNANLDKIQSENLPNLAEILGFSPNLELNLADICDISASFEKTAILHIMDKLKLIFKEHKFANFAVVGGASANLFLRKEIENLCQIHSSNLLLAPLKFCSDNAAMIARAGLAKFKRGEFSQYNTLQINPTCDFENLNL, from the coding sequence ATGATTTTAGGGATTGAGAGCAGCTGCGATGATAGTTCGGTTGCTCTTTTGGATTCGGCAAATTTAAAGCTAATTTATCATAAAAAAATTTCGCAAGAGTGCGAACACTCCAAATTTGGCGGAGTTGTGCCCGAACTGGCTGCAAGGCTTCATACGGCGGCACTTCCTGCACTTTTGGACGAAATTAAACCATATTTTTCGCAAATAAAAGCAATCGCCGTTACAAACGAACCGGGGCTTTCGGTGAGTTTAGTCGGCGGCGTTAGCATGGCAAAAGCCCTTGCTATCGCTCTTAGAGTGCCACTTATCGGCGTAAATCACCTTGTAGGGCATATTTATTCGCTTTTTATCGAAAGCAAGGCTGTTTTTCCGCTTGGCGTTTTGCTCGTTAGCGGCGGACATACGCTTGTTTTAAATATCGATAAATTCGGCAAAGCCACGATTTTAGCGACCACTACCGATGATAGTTTTGGCGAAAGTTTTGATAAGGTTGCTAAGATGATGAATTTAGGCTACCCGGGCGGGGCTACTATTGAAAAATTAGCCAAATTTGGCGATGAAAATAGATTTGAATTTACAATTCCTATTAAAGATAAAAATCGCCTAGAATACAGCTTTTCAGGGCTTAAAAATCAAATTCGCACCCAAATAGAAAAACTAAAACAAAATGCAAATTTAGACAAAATTCAAAGCGAAAATTTACCAAATTTAGCTGAAATTTTGGGTTTTTCGCCGAATTTAGAGCTAAATTTAGCTGATATTTGCGATATTTCGGCGAGTTTTGAAAAAACGGCGATTTTGCATATTATGGATAAATTAAAATTAATTTTTAAAGAGCATAAATTTGCAAATTTTGCCGTTGTGGGCGGGGCTAGTGCGAATTTATTTTTACGCAAAGAGATTGAGAATTTATGTCAAATTCATAGCTCAAATTTACTTCTTGCACCTTTGAAATTTTGTTCTGATAATGCTGCTATGATTGCTCGTGCTGGGTTAGCGAAATTTAAACGGGGCGAATTTAGCCAGTATAATACCTTGCAAATCAACCCAACCTGCGACTTTGAGAATTTGAATTTGTAA
- a CDS encoding NAD(P)/FAD-dependent oxidoreductase codes for MKKILILGGGYAGLKCAVTLEKKLKNDEFSVTLISRHDYHYQTTLLHKVASGTYSARKARIFYRNLLKRVEFIKDIANKIDLQNRRVECVRGVYEYDYLVVCVGFRPNDFGIKGVGEYAHKIQSINSALKIRKNLELNFKDFPFKGDLDDLSVAVCGSGFTGVEFAAEFAKQADSLCKICGIDRNLVKIYLIGRGDRILPMFDEKLSRVAEDKLRKIGVTLVRGDVVECMKDGVVVKSGEKQEKIQANTVVWSAGVLGNELIKNSQIPNKNSRVEVNEFLQMPDKPEVFVIGDSAIANERDIIHAPTAQLASQMGEYCAKNLVKISQNKPLNEKFHFIHRGTVCAIGHTDGVGVAYGVNLKGEAAAFLKNIIENRWILSVSNLATVLKKGQFRFRSSD; via the coding sequence ATGAAAAAAATTTTGATTTTAGGTGGTGGTTATGCAGGGCTAAAATGTGCCGTTACGCTAGAAAAAAAGCTAAAAAACGACGAATTTAGCGTAACTTTGATAAGTCGCCACGACTACCACTACCAAACTACCTTGCTTCACAAGGTCGCAAGCGGCACATATAGCGCACGAAAAGCGCGAATTTTTTATCGAAATTTGCTAAAAAGGGTCGAATTTATCAAAGATATTGCAAACAAGATTGATTTGCAAAATCGTCGCGTCGAGTGTGTGCGTGGCGTTTATGAATACGATTATTTGGTGGTTTGCGTTGGATTTAGACCGAACGATTTCGGTATTAAGGGTGTTGGCGAATATGCACATAAAATTCAGTCCATAAATTCAGCCCTAAAAATTCGCAAAAATTTAGAACTGAATTTTAAAGATTTCCCATTTAAAGGCGATTTAGATGACCTTAGCGTGGCGGTTTGCGGTAGCGGTTTTACAGGCGTTGAATTCGCTGCTGAGTTTGCAAAACAGGCAGATAGCCTTTGCAAAATTTGCGGAATCGATAGAAATTTAGTCAAAATTTATCTTATCGGCAGGGGGGACCGAATTTTGCCGATGTTTGATGAAAAATTAAGCCGTGTCGCCGAAGATAAACTGCGTAAAATCGGAGTTACGCTAGTTCGTGGCGATGTCGTAGAGTGCATGAAAGACGGCGTAGTGGTAAAAAGTGGTGAAAAACAGGAGAAAATTCAGGCAAATACGGTTGTTTGGAGCGCCGGGGTTTTAGGCAATGAGCTGATAAAAAATTCGCAAATTCCAAACAAAAATAGCCGTGTGGAAGTAAATGAATTTTTGCAAATGCCAGATAAGCCCGAAGTTTTCGTCATCGGCGATAGCGCCATCGCCAACGAACGCGACATAATCCACGCCCCCACAGCTCAACTAGCTTCGCAAATGGGCGAGTATTGCGCCAAAAATTTGGTAAAAATCTCGCAAAATAAGCCCTTAAATGAAAAATTTCACTTTATCCACAGGGGAACGGTTTGCGCTATCGGGCATACTGACGGTGTTGGCGTGGCGTATGGCGTGAATTTAAAGGGCGAAGCGGCGGCGTTTTTAAAAAATATTATCGAAAATCGCTGGATACTCTCGGTTTCAAATCTCGCAACGGTGCTGAAAAAAGGGCAGTTTAGATTTAGAAGTAGTGATTAG